AGTGAAGAATCTCGCCGTCAAATCTTAGAAAAAGAAGGACGCTTGCCAGATTACGTTATTGCCTGTGTAGGTGGTGGTTCCAATGCCATCGGTGCTTTTTCACAGTATGTAGCTGATGAAGAAGTCAAACTGGTTGGGGTCGAAGCTGCCGGTCATGGACTTGACACAGACAAGCACGCAGCCACTATGACAAAAGGTAGTGTCGGAATTGTCGATGGTATGAAGACTTATGCAGTCTTTAAGGAAGACGGAGAGCTGGCTCCAGTTTACTCTATCTCTGCTGGTTTGGACTATCCAGGGGTTGGCCCAGAACACGCCTACTTTAAAGATTCAGGTCGCGTGGAATATGTGGCAGCGACAGACGAAGAAGCTGTTCAAGCCTTGCTCCTCCTCAGCAAGACAGAAGGGATTATCCCAGCGATCGAAAGTTCACATGCCATCGCAGAAGCGGTTAAACGTGCATCGAAACTAAGTAAAGATGAGATTATTATCATCAATGTCTCTGGTCGTGGAGACAAGGACGTAGCTGCGATTGCAGACTACCTAGAAGCTAAAAAATAAAAGATGGAAAAATTACAGTACTTTCTTTCCCAGAGAGCTTGTGGTTGCTGGAAACAAGCAGAGAAAGCTGTAAGGTTGGGTCCATCTGAAACGAGAGAAGAAAACATAATTCTCAAGGGAGTGCCCTTTATCGCACAGCCTGTTACAGGAGCTTTCTGAGACAGGAATGAGAGATAGGAGAAATCCTATAATTGAGGTGGCACCGCGAATTTCGTCCTCACGCAAGTTATTTTGCGTGGGGATTTTTCATACAATCGCCACGGACTAGAAGTAGAACTGAAAGGGAAATTACAATGGAACGAATTATTCATGGTGATGTCTTATCACCAATCTTGGCTTATATGCGCCTAAAGGGACAACACAAGGTGATCCTAGAGAGTATTCCTAGAGACAAGGAAACCGCTCGTTTTTCTATCCTAGCTTATAATCCTGTTTTTGAGATTCAGTTTGAAAATGGGGTCCTTTATCAAAATGGTCAAGTGATTGATCGGGATCCCTTGGATTTCCTTTATGAAGTGACTCATAAGAGCCAGCACCATTCAGATCTACCTTTTGGTGGAGGAGCTATTGGCTTTGTTGGTTACGATATGATTTCGCTCTATGAAGAAATTGGTCAAATCCCTCAAGATACCATTGGGACGCCAGACATGCATTTCTTTCTCTATGAGAGTTACATGGTCTTTGACCACAAGAAGGAAAAAATCCATGTCATCGAAGATGCTCTTTACAGCGAGCGCAGTCAAGAGGATTTGGAAAAAGCCTTGAATCAAGTGCTTGAGGAATTACGCATTCCTGCTCCAAATGAATTTGAAGATTTGGATTTATCTCCTCTCGACTTCAAACCGCATATCGCTCCTCAGAAGTTTGAGCAAATGGTGGAAACAGCTCGTGATTTGATTCGTAATGGTGATATGTTCCAATGCGTGCTCAGCCAGCGTTTCTCAGCAGAAGTTACTGGAAATCCATTTGACTTCTACAGAAATCTCCGCGTGACCAATCCATCTAATTATCTCTATTTCTATGATTTTGGTGATTATCAAATCATCGGTGCTAGTCCTGAAAGTTTGGTTTCTGTTAAAAATGGCATCGTGACGACCAACCCGATTGCAGGTACGCGACCAAGAGGGGCTACGGATGAAGAGGACAAGGCTTTGGCGACTGACCTGCTTTCTGATGAGAAGGAAACAGCAGAACATCGGATGTTGGTAGACTTGGGGCGTAACGATATTGGTCGCATCTCTGAAACTGCTAGTGTTCAAGTCACCAAGTATATGGAAGTGGAGCTCTTCCGCTATGTCATGCATTTGACCAGCGTGGTCAAGGGACGTTTGCTTCCAGAACTCACTGCCATGGATGCATTGAAAGCTACACTTCCAGCTGGAACAGTGTCAGGAGCTCCAAAGATTCGAGCTATGAGACGCATCTATGAACTGGAGACGGAAAAACGAGGCGTATACGCAGGAGCAATCGGCTACTTGTCTGCGACGGGTGATATGGATTTGGCCATTGCCATCCGAACCATGATTCTTAAAGATCAAACAGCCTATGTGCAGGCTGGGGCAGGGATTGTCTATGACTCTATTGCCCAAAACGAATACCAAGAAACCATTAACAAGGCTAAATCTATGACTAGAATTGGAGAACTAAGACCATGATTTTATTGATTGACAACTATGATTCTTTTACCTATAACTTGGCGCAGTACATTGGGAATTTTACAGAAGTGCAGGTCTTGAGAAATGATGATCCCAAGCTGTATGAAGAAGCTGAAAAAGCAGATGGTCTGGTCTTTTCTCCCGGTCCTGGTTGGCCGGTTGATGCTGGAAAGATGGAAGACATGATTCGTGACTTTGCAGGTAAGAAGCCGATTCTAGGGATTTGTTTGGGTCACCAAGCTATCGCAGAAGTCTTTGGTGGGAAGCTAGGTTTGGCTCCAAAAGTCATGCATGGGAAACAGAGCCATATCAGCTTTGAAGCGCCATCTGTTTTGTATCAAGGTATTGAGGATGGTCGTCCAGTCATGCGTTATCACAGCATTTTGATTGAAGAAATGCCAGAAGACTTTGAAGTGACAGCTCGTTCAACTGATGACCAAGCTATTATGGGAATTCAACACAAAAATCTTCCAATTTATGGCTTCCAGTACCATCCAGAGAGTATCGGAACGCCAGATGGCTTGTCTTCTATTCGGAATTTTATCGAAAAGGTTGTAAAGTGAGGAAACTAGGATGAAAGAGATTATTGAAAAATTAGCAAAATTTGAAAATTTATCAGGTGTGGAAATGACGGATGTCATCGAGCGTATCGTAACTGGGCGTGTAACCGAAGCGCAGATTGCTTCTCTCCTCTTGGCCCTTAAGATGAAGGGGGAAACACCTGAAGAGCGCACAGCCATTGCACAAGTTATGAGAGGGCATGCCCAACACATTCCAACTGAAATTCATGATGCCATGGACAACTGCGGTACAGGTGGAGACAAGTCCTTCAGCTTTAACATTTCGACAACTGCAGCCTTTGTCTTGGCTGGTGGTGGCATTCATATGGCTAAGCACGGTAACCGTTCGATTTCTTCTAAATCAGGTTCGGCAGATGTCCTTCAAGCATTGGGCATCAATCTGGATCTCAAACCAGCTGAACTAGGTAAGGTTTTCGATAAAACTGGAATCGTCTTTCTCTTTGCTAAAAATATGCACCCAGCAATGAAATACATCATGCCAGCTCGTTTGGAACTAGGAATTCCAACAATCATGAACTTGACTGGTCCACTGATTCACCCAATGGCCTTGGAAACACAGTTGCTTGGCATTAGTCGTCCAGAACTGCTAGAAAGTACCGCTCAGGTTTTGAAAAATATGGGCCGCAAACGTGCCATCGTGGTTGCTGGACCAGAAGGGCTAGATGAAGCTGGCTTGAACGGAACAACCAAGATTGCTCTTCTTGAAAATGGCGAAATCACCTTGTCAAGCTTCACTCCAGAGGATTTGGGGATGGAAGGCTACGCTATCGAAGATATTCGTGGAGGCAATGCTCAGGAAAATGCAGAAATTTTGCTCAGCGTTCTTCAAAACGAACCAAGTCCATTCTTGGAAACGACAGTTTTAAATGCTGGTCTTGGTTTCTATGCTAATGGTAAGGTAGCTAGTATCAAGGAAGGAGTTGCCTTGGCTCGTCAAGTAATTGCTAGTGGCAAGGCCCTTGAAAAACTCAGACTATTACAGGAGTACCAAAAATGAGTCAGGAATTTTTAGCACGAATCTTAGAGCAGAAGGGGCGTGAGGTCGAGCAAATGGAGCTGGAGCAAATCCAGCCCTTGCGCCAGACATATCGCTTGGCAGAATTTTTGAAGAATCACCGTGACCGTTTGCAGGTAATCGCTGAGGTCAAGAAAGCTAGCCCTAGTCTGGGAGATATCAATCTCGATGTGGATATTGTGCAACAGGCCCAGACTTATGAAGCAAACGGCGCAGTAATGATTTCTGTTTTGACAGATGAGGTTTTCTTTAAGGGGCATTTGGATTATCTACGGGAGATTTCCAGTCAGGTAGAGATTCCAACGCTCAACAAGGACTTTATCATCGATGAAAAGCAAATCATCCGAGCTCGCAATGCAGGTGCGACAGTCATCTTGCTCATCGTGGCTGCCTTGTCAGAAGAACGCCTCAAGGAACTCTATGACTACGCGACAGAGCTTGGTCTGGAAGTCTTGGTGGAGACCCACAATCTAGCTGAACTAGAAGTGGCCCACAGGCTTGGTGCTGAGATTATTGGGGTTAACAACCGCAACTTGACCACCTTTGAGGTCGACTTACAGACCAGTGTAGACTTGGCCCAGCACTTTAAGAAAGGTCACTATTACATTTCTGAATCTGCTATTTTCACAGGGCAGGATGCGGAACGAGTAGCACCGTACTTTAACGGAATTTTGGTAGGGACAGCTCTTATGCAGGCAGAGGATGTGGCTCAAAGAGTCAAGGAGTTGCAGATTGACAAAGGTTAAGATTTGTGGACTATCGACCAAAGAAGCGGTAGAAACAGCCGTATCAGCAGGGGCGGATTACATCGGTTTTGTCTTCTCACCTAGTAAAAGGCAGGTGACCTTGGAAGAGGCTACTGAGCTGGCAAAGCTCATTCCTGCTAATGTTAAAAATGTTGGTGTATTTGTTTCACCAAGTCGGGCAGAACTGCTAGAAGCGATTGACAAGGTTGGCTTGGACTTGGTTCAAGTTCATGGTCAGGTAGGGGATGATTTGTTTGAGGATTTACCTTGTGCCAGTATTCAGGCTGTGCAGGTGGATGGAGAGGGTCATGTGCCCAATTCTCAGGCAGACTATCTACTCTTTGATGCCCCTGTGGCTGGGAGTGGCCAGACCTTTGACTGGGGTCAACTGGATACGACAGGATTAACTCAGCCTTTCTTTATCGCAGGTGGGCTTAATGAAGACAATGTAGTAAAAGCAATTCAACACTTTACTCCCTATGCAGTAGATGTATCGAGCGGAGTGGAGACAGATGGACAAAAAGATCATGAAAAGATTAGAAGATTTATAGAGAGGGTAAAGCATGGCATATCAAGAACCAAATAAAGATGGATTTTACGGAAAATTCGGCGGACATTTTGTCCCAGAAACATTGATGACAGCAGTTTTGGAGTTGGAGAAGGCTTACCGTGAAAGTCAGGCAGACCCCAGTTTCCAAGAGGAATTAAATCAACTTTTGCTCCAGTATGTAGGACGTGAAACGCCTCTTTACTACGCAAAAAACTTGACCCAGCATATCGGCGGAGCCAAGATTTACCTCAAACGGGAAGACCTTAACCATACAGGGGCCCACAAGATTAACAATGCCTTGGGACAAGTTTTGCTTGCTAAACGCATGGGTAAAAAGAAAATTATCGCAGAAACAGGTGCTGGTCAACATGGTGTAGCAACTGCAACAGCTGCAGCCCTCTTTAACATGGAATGTACCATCTATATGGGTGAAGAGGATGTCAAACGCCAAGCCCTCAATGTCTTTCGTATGGAGCTTTTGGGAGCAAAGGTTGAGGCCGTGACAGATGGTTCGCGAGTGCTTAAGGATGCGGTCAATGCAGCCCTTCGTTCATGGGTAGCTAATATCGATGACACCCACTATATTCTTGGTTCTGCCTTGGGACCTCATCCTTTCCCAGAAATTGTTCGTGACTTCCAAAGTGTCATCGGTCGAGAGGCTAAACAACAGTACCGTGACTTGACAGGCCAAGACCTGCCAGATGCCCTAGTCGCTTGTGTTGGTGGTGGTTCAAATGCCATCGGCCTTTTCCATCCATTTGTAGAAGATGAGTCAGTAGCCATGTATGGGGCCGAAGCAGCAGGACTTGGTGTGGATACAGAGCACCATGCAGCTACCCTGACCAAGGGTCGTCCAGGTGTCCTCCACGGTTCCCTCATGGATGTGCTCCAAGATGCCCATGGTCAAATTCTTGAAGCCTTCTCTATCTCAGCAGGTTTGGACTACCCTGGTATCGGTCCAGAACATTCTCACTATCATGATATCAAACGTGCCAGCTATGTTCCTGTGACTGACGAAGAAGCCTTGGAAGGATTCCAACTCTTGTCTCGTGTGGAAGGAATTATCCCAGCCTTGGAATCAAGCCACGCCATTGCCTTTGCAGTGAAATTGGCCAAAGAACTTGGTCCAGACAAGTCTATAATTGTCTGCCTATCCGGTCGTGGGGACAAGGATGTAGTTCAAGTCAAAGACCGCTTAGAAGCAGATGCAGCAAAGAAGGGAGAAGCCCATGCCTAAGACTTTAACAGAAAAATTGAACGCTATCAAAGCAGCTGGAAAAGGAATTTTCGTTCCCTATATCATGGCTGGAGACCATGAGAAAGGTTTGGATGGTCTCGCTGAAACAATCCACTTTTTAGAAGATTTGGGTGTTTCAGCTATTGAAGTGGGCATTCCCTTTTCGGACCCTGTTGCAGATGGACCTGTGATTGAAGAAGCAGGCTTGCGCAGTCTAGCTCGCGGGACGTCCACTCAGGCTTTGGTTGAAACCTTGAAAACCATTCAGACTGAGGTTCCGCTTGTCATCATGACCTATTTTAATCCCCTCTTTCAGTACGATGTGGAGAAATTTGTCAAAGATTTGGCAGATACAGCGGTTAAGGGCTTGATTATTCCAGACCTGCCTCATGAGCATGCCAACTTTGTAGAGCCTTTTTTGGCAGACGCAGATATAGCCTTGATTCCCCTAGTTAGTTTGACGACAGGAATTGAGCGCCAAAAAGAGTTGATTGAAGGAGCAGAAGGCTTCGTCTATGCGGTTGCCATTAATGGGGTGACAGGGAAATCAGGCAATTACCGTGCAGACTTGGACAAGCACTTGGCGCAATTGCATCAAGTAGCTGACATCCCTGTATTGACAGGCTTTGGTGTGTCTAGCCAAGCTGATGTAGAACGCTTCAATGCGGTGTCAGATGGCGTTATCGTCGGTTCGAAAATTGTAAAAGCTCTCCACCAAGGAGAGCCGATTGAGAACTTTATCAAACAAGCAGTAGCTTACCAAAAATAATCAAACAAGCAGCAAGTAAGAGGAAAGGCACAAAAGGAAGTCTTTCCTTTTTCTTTTGCGAGAGAAAGGCTAAAATCCCTGTCGCCGAAGCAAACTGAATCAAAATCAGTAACTCTGTCGCATTAAAGATGAGAGCGCAAGAAGCTAGAAAGAGAAAATCCCCTGCGCCCATGCGGATATCAATAAAATGAGCCATGATTCCAAGGATAAGGAAGAAGACCATAACCAGATTCCAGCCAGAGCAGGCCATGAGGATTAGGTGGAAAGTCATCCAGACCAGTAAGGGATATTCCTGATGGCGAAAGTCGTAGATTCCCAAGGTCAAGCCAGCAGTGATTAGGATGACTTGACCAAAGGAAATCCAACCCCAAGACCAAGTCAGAAAGAGGAGTCCTAAGCCTAGTTCAAAGAGGGCATACCAGATAGGATAGCGAGCCTTGCAGTAGCGACAGCGAAAGCGATTGAAGACCTGAGAGAGGATCGGAATTAGATCTAAGGGACGCAAGCGAGTCTGACAGGAATCGCAGTGACTAGCTGGCTGGATAATGGATTGCTCAGGAAAACGGTCAATGACCAAACCCAAGAAAGAAGCGAGAATGCTCCCGACAAGAAAAAAATAAAGATTAATCATACTTATCTATTCGTAAAAAATAGGAGAAGTGGTATAATGGAGAAACATAGATAAGATAGTGAGGTCAAGATGACAATTTGTTTTGAAGAAAATGTGAGTACAGAAAACGCTCAATTCGTATGCCAATGGTCTAACTCCCTTGGCAAATCCTTTCAAGAACAATGGATGGGAACAATGGTTCCTTTTCCCTTAACAATTCAAATCTTGCAAGATTTGGGAGGAATCTTTTCAATCTTTGATGGACAAGAGTTTGTGGGGCTTATCCAGAAAATCAGGCTAGAAGACAGGAATCTTCATATCGGGAGATTTTTTATCAACCCCCAGAAACAGGGACAGGGCTTAGGTAGCCAGGCATTAAGGAAATTTGTTAGTTTGGCCTTTGAAAATGAAGACATAGATACTATTTCTCTAAATGTCTACGAGGCAAATCAAAGAGCTTACAATCTTTACCAAAAAGAAGGATTTGAAATCGTTCAAATGGTTGAAACACCTATACGAAAATACATCATGAAAAAGGGGAGATAGAAAGTAAAAAAAGCCTTGGTTCCCAAAGCTTTTTTATGTTATAAACTCATTAAAATAATCCCCAGTTAGATTTGGAATATTTTTTATTCTGTGTCATATAAAAATAAATAAAATGAATGGTTATAGCTAGAGCTAAAATGGTTGTTATACTCACTACTATTATAGGATTAGAAGCAAAGATTAAAGAGAGAATCAAGGCAGTCAGATAGAGTGTCGCTTGGACACAGTAGTAACTTTTCGAATAGCGAAGATAGTGTTTGTTATGGGGCCCATTTACTAGGACAGCAGCTTGAAAGAGGCCAAATCCGATATAAGAGAAGCTGGTTGCAAAGAGACGATTAGCTTCAGGATTCAGAAGAAAACTCATCGAAACGGCCATCATAAGAAGTCCAATGAAAATAGGATAGTGACTGTAAATTAGAAATAGCCCCTTTTGATTAGATTTTTCATCAATAGCATGGTCGAATTGACCAAAATAAAACAAGAACAGAGAAATCATAATAATGAAATAAAGAACCGAATAAATCGAGAAATTCTCGATTGTAAAGAAGTTAGCTAGCTCCGTAATCATCTCTCCAAACATAATAATGACAAGAAGGGAGATGCGCTCGATTAAATGGGGGAGATTTACCTGGTAATGCTTATCTTTATTAAGCAAAATACTTGGCATAATAAATGTTAGCAGAATACTAGCATAAAGGATATAGACTCCAACGTAAATAGGAAGAAGAGCTGCTAGATAGATTTCTAAACTTCGTAGACCTGTTATCCATAGAAAACCTTTGATACTTTCCCGATGAACATTATCGGTTGATTTTTTAAAAAACTCAACCAAATATTGAAAAAATAAGGTAAGGGTTAATGAACCAATAGCCCAACAGACATAATGAAAATATTGTTGCCAATCAGGTCCAATCATATTGGCTATAAAGAGTAAAATTCCCATTTTGATAAACATGATTACTATGTTAAAAAAAGAGTTCTTTCCATAGCGATTGGTATAATCGGTTTGAATCATCCAGGAATCGATGAGAACCAAAGTAGCAATGAAAAAATCAAGGAAAGAATTCCAAGTCAAAATACCGTTATGAAGATGGTCGATTAAAGTAGTTACTTTTGAAATTGCAAAAACAAAAACTAAGTCATAAAAAAGTTCTGAAAATTCTACACGTTTATGTTTAATAAGAGTTGTCATCTTAAGACCTTTCTATTTTAGAAGTACAATTTATTATAACAGAAAATAGCAATAAAAGAAAAAGAGATTCTTAAATAACTTTATGTGTCGCTAATGAACTGCGCCACAAAAGTTAGGTTTTTTCTGTCCAACTTTTGGGGTCAGTACAGAAGGGCCGCTTTTTCTATCGTTTTTTAGTGCTAAGACTACACAAAAAAGCCTTGATTCCAAGGCTTTTTCCTGTTGATTTAGATGCCCCCTACAGGGATTTGGAAAGGACTTTCATATTGAGAGCAATTAAAAATATTGAAATATAAGTGATTTTAGGTATTTTCAATGTCATGATTTAAAAATGGGACAAAAGTGGGGCAAAAACCATACAGATTCTAAACTGTATGGTTCTTTTTTTATCTAACCAAGAAAGGTTAAAACTTATTAAAACAAATGCAATCAACTGTTGAAAACTTTTTAGTCCGTGTAATATAAAAACAAGTAAAAAGTTGAACTATAGGGAATATTGTGTCATAATAGGTAATAGATGAATAATTAATAGATTGGAAATAATGCTTTCTTACCTTAACAAGTTGAATTGGTTATACATTTTTTCGTCGCAATTGTGTCTATCTCTCGAGTTTAGCTAGTTTTTATAAGCTCTGGTTTCTAATCAATATAACAAATTTTAGAAGTGCATAAGACAAGATGGTGACATTATTACAGTCATTTCTAGTCACCATATGTTGCTGGCACAGGCTGTTTGTAGTGTTGGCTATTTACTAGTCAGTTTAATCGGAGTGTTTAATTTTTATTGTTGAAAGGTTTTTATATGGCGAAAATTCTATCTTTAGGTCTGACAGGTAAGAAATTACTTGCTCAGGGGTTCTTGTTTGTTCTGCTAGGTCTCATCTTGATGGTCACGGGGACTTGGTTGCCAGTAACAGTTATTCGCCTGGTTCTGTTTTTAGCTTGGATAGCAACGGTCGTAGATTTGCTATTAAGAGTTTTCAAAAAAAGCCAGTCAACGGATACCTTGGGAGTTGCACTGGTTAAATTGTTAGTGCTGGGATATTTGCTTGGCTCCAATCTTGCGACGGATGTGCCGATTTATATTTTGGCTCTTGTGATTGGAGTTTATCAGATTTTTCATGCTAGTATTAACCTTGTCACCTATGTTCTCTACCGCAAAAACAAAATTCGACCTCGTTTTCGTCTCTTACTAGATGGACTCGTACTAGTTTTTCTTGGTGGGACTAGTCTTTTGTCCTCTACAGGAAATTCTGTCTTTCAACTCTTTGTATTAGGGGCTTATTTTTTCCTTTATGGTCTGTCCAATATCCGTGACGGTTTCTTATTTGAAGGGGAAATTGGGAAAAACCATCTCAAACGTCGTATTAGAATTAGCTTACCTATTGTCCTAGCCGCTCTCATCCCTGCAAGAACTTTAGCAAAAATCAACAAATTCATGCAGGAAAATGCTGATGAGAGAGAGGATATCCATCTTGGAATGGTGAAGTCTGGTAAGACAGCGGAGCTTGAAATTTTTGTTCATACAGCTGAGACCTCTCTGTTTTCGGCAATTGGTCATGTGGATATCTGCTATCAAGGCCGTGTTATTTCTTATGGCAACTATGATCCGTCTTCTGAGACCTTATTTGGCATGGTAGGAGATGGTGTCTTATATTTCTGTGATCGTGACAAGTACATTGACCTATGTAAACGTGAGAGTCAAAAAACGCTTTTTGGTTATGGGATAGATTTGACGCCTGAAATGGAAAAAGCAGTTCAGAAAAAGTTGGCTGAATTGAAACAACTGACGATTCCATGGGAGCCAAGTGCAGATAAAATCATGACAGGTGATGGTAAGGAAGACTACACCTACGCTTATAAAATCAGACATGAGACAGATGGGGAACTTTATAAATTTATCAAATCTAAGTTTAAATCCTACTTTGTCTTATCTACAAACTGTGTGCTCTTGGCTGATACCATAGTCGGTCAGGCTGGCACCGATATCCTCTCACCCAAAGGATTTATCGCACCAGGAACTTACCAAGCTTACCTTGACCGAGAGTTTGAAAAACCAAATAGTATAGTCGTATCTAAACATGTTTATTAAGGAGAATTTATGAATTTAGTAAAAAAATACACCCCATTAATACTTTTTATAGGGCTGGTTACTCTTGTAATTCTGAATGCATCAAGCTTTATATCAGGGGCAGTATCTCTCTTTGAAGTAACTTCTACCTTGATTTATGGTGCTGTCATTGCTTTTGTGCTCAATGTTCCCATGAAAAAAATTGAAGAATTCCTAGTTAAAATGAAGGTAAAGGCAGGGTTGCGCCGTCCGATTGCTATGGTGCTTGTTTTCCTATCTCTTATCTTAATCGTGATCTGTCTTTTGGTTTTGGTGCTTCCAACCCTTGCTCAGACTATTAGTCAGCTGGGAGCAGTCCTTTCAACAGTCCTGACTCAACTTGGGAAATTGCTAGACAGCTCGGAATTTGTAACCAAAGACATGTTGTCAACTATCGTATCAGGCATACAGGGACAATCTAGTTCTATTAGCCAAGCTTTGATAGGTTTTTTATCAGGTCTGACTAGTAATATCGGCAATATTTTTTCAAGTTTGATGAATGCCTTTTTGATTATAGTCTTCACCTTTTTATTTTTATCCAGTAAGGAACATTTGGCAGCGATGACGAGTCGACTTCTAAAAGTTTTTCTTCCAGAGAAGGTGGTGATAAAGTTGACTTACATTGGACAAGTAGCACTAGAGACTTATGACCAATTTTTGATGAGTCAGCTGATTGAAGCAGTTATCATAGGAGTTATGATAGCGGTTGGTTACAGCGTGTTTGGGATACCCTATGGAGTAATGACAGGTATCTTTGCAGGAGTGCTATCGTTCATTCCTTATGTAGGGCCTATGATTGCTTGTGTTGTGGGAGCGATTTTTATCTTCACAGTGAGTCCTACTCAAGCCTTACTTTCTCTTCTTCTATATCAAGTTATACAGCTGATTGAAGGAAACCTTATTTATCCTAGAGTTGTAGGGCAGTCTATTGGTTTGCCAGCTATTTTCACGCTTGCGGCTGCTAGTATCGGAGGGAATCTTTTCGGACTACTTGGAATGATATTCTTTACCCCCGTATTTGCTGTTATCTATCGACTGGTTAAAGAATTTGTCGTTGCAAAGGAAAATCAGGTAGATTAAGAAAAACTAAATTTAATAAGATATACTGAGAAGAGAGTGAGAGATTCTCTTCTCTTTTATTTTTAAATACTTTTCTACAAAAAGCTATTAGACGTTAAAAAAAGCCTTGGTTTCAAGGCTTATTTCTGTTGATTTAGATGCCCCCTGCAGGGCTCGAACCTGCGCCCCATAGCTTAAGAGTCTACTGCTCTACCAACTGAGCTAAGGAAGCAACAGAAAAAGCTGAGAATGTAACTTCCCAGCTTTTTTAATATGCCCAAAATGGCAGCTAGATTATTTACGAAAG
Above is a window of Streptococcus oralis subsp. dentisani DNA encoding:
- a CDS encoding low temperature requirement protein A, translating into MTTLIKHKRVEFSELFYDLVFVFAISKVTTLIDHLHNGILTWNSFLDFFIATLVLIDSWMIQTDYTNRYGKNSFFNIVIMFIKMGILLFIANMIGPDWQQYFHYVCWAIGSLTLTLFFQYLVEFFKKSTDNVHRESIKGFLWITGLRSLEIYLAALLPIYVGVYILYASILLTFIMPSILLNKDKHYQVNLPHLIERISLLVIIMFGEMITELANFFTIENFSIYSVLYFIIMISLFLFYFGQFDHAIDEKSNQKGLFLIYSHYPIFIGLLMMAVSMSFLLNPEANRLFATSFSYIGFGLFQAAVLVNGPHNKHYLRYSKSYYCVQATLYLTALILSLIFASNPIIVVSITTILALAITIHFIYFYMTQNKKYSKSNWGLF
- a CDS encoding AI-2E family transporter codes for the protein MNLVKKYTPLILFIGLVTLVILNASSFISGAVSLFEVTSTLIYGAVIAFVLNVPMKKIEEFLVKMKVKAGLRRPIAMVLVFLSLILIVICLLVLVLPTLAQTISQLGAVLSTVLTQLGKLLDSSEFVTKDMLSTIVSGIQGQSSSISQALIGFLSGLTSNIGNIFSSLMNAFLIIVFTFLFLSSKEHLAAMTSRLLKVFLPEKVVIKLTYIGQVALETYDQFLMSQLIEAVIIGVMIAVGYSVFGIPYGVMTGIFAGVLSFIPYVGPMIACVVGAIFIFTVSPTQALLSLLLYQVIQLIEGNLIYPRVVGQSIGLPAIFTLAAASIGGNLFGLLGMIFFTPVFAVIYRLVKEFVVAKENQVD